A window of Panthera leo isolate Ple1 chromosome D2, P.leo_Ple1_pat1.1, whole genome shotgun sequence contains these coding sequences:
- the TMEM72 gene encoding transmembrane protein 72 has protein sequence MKLQMFWTGLEYTCRLLGITTAAVLIGVGTETFLQGRFKSLAFYLLFIGAVISVCEGAYFVAQLLTICFQCRPASLAYKAREKARWLGCFQKFLAYMLLSVACFLHPVLVWHVTIPGSMLIITGLAYFLLSKRKKSKAKPEAPAPPEQYTDPSGSAVSTTGSGDTEQTYTFHGAFKEGTGSLFIHMKSILKGTKKPGALQCPDTLTELTLEPADSLVKKKQVHFEDSMVRIIPSLTEDLDGGDSEPEETTSDTTPIIPPPQAPAFLSSLTDASLF, from the exons TGTTGATCGGCGTGGGCACTGAGACCTTCCTCCAGGGACGGTTCAAAAGCCTGGCTTTCTATTTGCT GTTTATAGGAGCTGTCATCTCTGTGTGTGAAGGGGCCTACTTTGTGGCTCAGCTGCTGACCATCTGCTTCCA GTGTCGGCCAGCGTCCCTAGCCTACAAAGCAAGGGAGAAAGCCCGCTGGTTGGGCTGCTTCCAGAAGTTCCTGGCATACATGCTGTTGTCTGTGGCCTGCTTTCTCCACCCTGTCCTGGTCTGGCACGTGACCATCCCAG gctccatgctcatcatcACTGGCCTGGCCTACTTCCTGCTGAGCAAGCGGAAGAAGAGCAAGGCCAAGCCCGAGGCGCCCGCTCCCCCAGAGCAGTACACGGACCCCTCCGGCAGTGCCGTGAGCACCACTGGCTCTGGGGACACCGAGCAAACGTACACCTTCCACGGGGCCTTCAAGGAGGGGACCGGCTCCCTCTTCATCCACATGAAGAGCATCCTGAAGGGGACCAAGAAGCCCGGTGCCCTCCAGTGCCCGGACACCCTGACAGAGCTGACCCTGGAGCCAGCCGACTCGCTGGTCAAGAAGAAGCAGGTGCACTTCGAAGACAGCATGGTCAGAATCATCCCGTCTCTCACCGAAGACCTGGACGGGGGGGACAGCGAGCCAGAGGAGACCACCTCTGACACCACCCCCATCATCCCTCCCCCGCAGGCCCCTGCCTTCCTGTCCTCTCTCACAGACGCCAGCCTGTTCTGA